A section of the Pusillimonas sp. T7-7 genome encodes:
- a CDS encoding DUF3168 domain-containing protein, translated as MSLESDLIAALNPLVGNRVHLAILPLNVTMPAIRLSVIAVTPDNTVCGASDLDDYRVQIDVFGPNYGALVALRRLVFDAVDAAFPLAIRLNDMTDYDADLKLHRRIIEVQIPAE; from the coding sequence ATGAGCTTAGAAAGCGATCTGATAGCCGCCCTTAACCCGTTGGTGGGCAACCGTGTGCACCTGGCCATCCTGCCGCTGAATGTCACGATGCCCGCCATTCGCCTGTCAGTTATCGCCGTGACGCCAGATAACACGGTGTGCGGCGCATCCGATCTGGACGACTATCGAGTGCAGATTGATGTATTCGGGCCTAACTACGGGGCGCTTGTCGCTCTTCGGCGGCTGGTATTTGACGCAGTTGATGCGGCGTTCCCGCTTGCGATTCGCCTTAACGATATGACGGACTACGACGCCGACTTAAAGCTTCACCGTCGAATAATTGAAGTGCAGATTCCTGCTGAATAA
- a CDS encoding HNH endonuclease signature motif containing protein: protein MNERVPSWRGDKRSAHERGYTAAWRRARDRYLQANPLCVYCKEDGRVEAATVVNHIIPHKGDQTLFWDQSNWAAVCKTHHDSTIAREEARGVRIGGDVTGQPIDPAHHWNQ from the coding sequence ATGAACGAGCGGGTGCCAAGCTGGCGCGGCGATAAGCGGTCAGCACATGAACGCGGATACACAGCGGCATGGAGAAGGGCCAGGGACAGATACCTGCAAGCCAACCCGCTTTGCGTGTACTGCAAAGAGGATGGCCGGGTAGAGGCGGCTACTGTGGTCAACCACATCATCCCGCACAAGGGCGACCAAACGCTATTTTGGGATCAATCCAATTGGGCTGCGGTATGCAAGACGCACCATGACAGCACGATAGCCAGAGAGGAAGCGCGAGGGGTGAGGATCGGAGGGGACGTGACAGGCCAGCCGATCGACCCAGCGCACCACTGGAACCAATGA
- a CDS encoding phage head closure protein — protein sequence MQAGKLNRRVTIQTPNTAKDEYNEPIGGWLDVATVWADIKMLSGLETVKANADVSVVKASIRIRYRTDITAGMRVLCGGLVYDIRAVMPDVAGRVYTDLACEQGANEG from the coding sequence ATGCAAGCCGGCAAACTAAACCGCCGCGTCACGATCCAGACGCCCAACACGGCCAAGGACGAATACAACGAGCCTATTGGCGGCTGGCTGGACGTAGCGACCGTATGGGCCGACATAAAGATGCTCTCGGGCCTGGAAACGGTCAAGGCAAACGCCGATGTGTCTGTCGTCAAAGCTTCGATCCGCATCCGCTACCGCACCGACATTACCGCTGGCATGCGCGTCCTGTGCGGCGGGCTGGTGTACGACATTCGCGCCGTGATGCCTGATGTGGCCGGCAGAGTCTACACAGACCTTGCGTGCGAGCAGGGAGCGAACGAAGGATGA
- a CDS encoding phage major capsid protein: protein MAFNLQAERERRNALAKDTRNLLDQNPGATWNDEHQAKYDENTAEIERIDAAISRHQTVLDLTAERDLSDMGGRERDPSATPNAVKLFDKWCRGGDNAITADEWTAIRNTMSTTTDSEGGYTVPETVAGTILDAMKSYGGMRSVADIIRTASGEQMNFPTSDGTSEVGEIIGQNASATDADVSFGTKPLVVYKYSSKVVTVPWELLQDSSSDIEGFVRARLQTRLGRITNTHFTTGTGTNQPTGLITAATVGKTGAVSATPAITYDDLIDLEHSVDPAYRSNASWMFHDSMLQLIRKVKDTEGRPIFVPGYEQGNPGGAPDRLLNRNITINQDMAAPLAAAVSVAFGDFSYYKIRDVMAITMFRFTDSAYTKKGQVGFMAWMRSGGNLVDVGGAVKTFKHGAAA from the coding sequence ATGGCATTTAATCTGCAAGCAGAGCGGGAGCGTCGTAACGCGCTGGCGAAGGACACCCGCAACCTTCTCGATCAGAACCCAGGCGCAACCTGGAATGACGAGCACCAAGCCAAGTACGACGAGAATACCGCCGAGATCGAGCGAATCGACGCGGCCATTTCCCGCCATCAAACAGTGCTTGACCTAACCGCCGAGCGCGACCTGTCCGACATGGGTGGACGTGAGCGCGATCCAAGCGCCACACCAAACGCTGTCAAGCTCTTTGACAAATGGTGCCGTGGTGGCGACAACGCCATTACTGCCGACGAGTGGACGGCGATTCGCAACACCATGTCCACCACTACCGACTCCGAGGGCGGATACACCGTGCCCGAAACGGTAGCGGGCACGATTCTTGACGCCATGAAGTCATACGGCGGCATGCGCTCCGTTGCCGACATCATCCGCACAGCCAGTGGCGAGCAGATGAACTTCCCGACCTCTGACGGAACCTCGGAAGTTGGCGAAATCATCGGCCAAAACGCAAGCGCAACGGACGCTGATGTTTCCTTCGGCACCAAGCCATTGGTTGTGTACAAGTACAGCTCCAAGGTCGTCACCGTGCCTTGGGAATTGCTGCAAGACTCGTCTTCGGATATCGAGGGCTTCGTTCGTGCCCGCCTGCAAACCCGCCTGGGTCGTATCACCAACACGCACTTCACCACAGGCACCGGAACCAACCAGCCTACCGGCCTGATTACCGCTGCGACCGTTGGCAAGACGGGTGCTGTGTCGGCTACTCCGGCAATTACTTACGATGACTTGATCGACCTGGAACACAGCGTTGACCCGGCCTATCGTAGCAATGCTAGCTGGATGTTCCACGACAGCATGCTGCAACTGATCCGCAAAGTGAAAGACACCGAAGGTCGCCCGATCTTCGTGCCCGGATACGAGCAAGGCAACCCTGGCGGCGCTCCTGACCGCTTGCTCAATCGCAACATCACCATCAACCAAGACATGGCCGCGCCTTTGGCGGCTGCTGTCTCGGTGGCGTTTGGCGATTTCAGCTACTACAAGATCCGCGACGTTATGGCTATCACCATGTTCCGCTTCACTGACTCGGCCTACACCAAGAAGGGCCAAGTTGGGTTTATGGCATGGATGCGGTCGGGCGGCAACCTGGTTGACGTTGGCGGCGCAGTCAAGACGTTCAAGCACGGCGCAGCAGCGTAA
- a CDS encoding head-tail connector protein — MLHIKTAATTEPVTLAEAKLHLRVDIDAEDALIGSLITAAREHVELVTGRALADVSYSWTPEGDRTTPLPIVPATVTTDEGVTPIEFTTEPGVVPAALHAAILLLLGDMYENRTASKDSRLAVNPTVSRLMFPYKRVLP, encoded by the coding sequence ATGCTGCATATCAAAACGGCGGCAACTACAGAGCCTGTAACGCTGGCCGAGGCCAAGTTGCACTTGCGCGTAGACATTGACGCCGAAGATGCGCTAATTGGTTCGCTGATTACGGCTGCGCGTGAGCATGTCGAGCTGGTGACGGGCCGCGCTTTGGCCGACGTTAGTTATTCGTGGACGCCAGAGGGTGATCGCACGACGCCGCTACCGATTGTTCCGGCCACGGTTACGACTGACGAGGGCGTGACGCCTATCGAGTTCACTACGGAGCCTGGCGTAGTGCCGGCTGCGCTGCATGCCGCGATCCTACTTCTTCTCGGTGACATGTACGAAAACCGCACAGCCAGCAAAGATAGCCGGCTAGCTGTAAACCCTACCGTGTCGCGGCTGATGTTTCCATACAAGCGAGTGCTGCCGTAA
- a CDS encoding HK97-gp10 family putative phage morphogenesis protein: MKTSMQMTGLRELGAAMKELDSRVQKRIARSATAAGARVIANEAKKLVPVDTGNLKKNIRTANLKPNQPGLQETVVGVRVKGKKDDSAYYFRFLEFGTAHMAPRPFLRPAFETKKQEAAGKIKEQLAKRLEAEAQKIGSATVRNK, encoded by the coding sequence ATGAAAACCAGCATGCAAATGACGGGCCTGCGCGAGCTCGGGGCGGCCATGAAAGAGTTGGATAGCCGCGTACAAAAGCGCATTGCTCGATCTGCTACGGCTGCCGGCGCCCGCGTGATTGCCAATGAGGCGAAGAAGCTCGTCCCGGTCGATACCGGAAACCTAAAGAAGAATATCCGCACGGCGAACCTGAAGCCCAATCAGCCGGGCTTGCAGGAGACGGTAGTTGGCGTGCGGGTGAAGGGTAAGAAGGACGATTCTGCCTACTATTTTCGATTCTTGGAGTTCGGCACGGCTCATATGGCCCCAAGGCCATTCCTACGCCCCGCATTTGAAACTAAAAAGCAAGAGGCGGCGGGGAAGATTAAAGAACAGCTTGCAAAAAGACTGGAAGCAGAAGCCCAGAAAATAGGTAGCGCAACGGTCAGAAACAAGTGA
- a CDS encoding head maturation protease, ClpP-related, translating into MKIPKLMQLARDNAAGSKPIKAESAGAEATIYLHGVIGGWWGDIDETEFAKTLAGIDADTIHLRIDSPGGDVFAARAMMTAISQHKAKVIAHVDGLAASAATGICMACDEVEITQGAGFMIHNAWTIAIGNKADMGKTSELLGKIDAGLSDDYAKRTGQKSEQITSWMDEETWFTADEAVEHGFADRAVEVVGKKSNKWNLAAYENAPTALTKQPADDIDVSAARNELERRFSLLEPVPA; encoded by the coding sequence ATGAAGATTCCGAAGCTGATGCAATTAGCGCGTGATAACGCGGCTGGCTCAAAGCCCATCAAGGCAGAATCGGCTGGCGCCGAGGCAACTATCTACCTGCATGGCGTTATCGGCGGCTGGTGGGGCGACATTGACGAGACAGAGTTTGCAAAGACGCTGGCCGGCATTGACGCTGACACCATTCACTTACGCATTGATTCGCCTGGGGGCGATGTATTCGCCGCCCGCGCCATGATGACCGCGATCAGCCAGCACAAGGCCAAGGTTATCGCTCATGTAGACGGCTTGGCCGCTTCTGCCGCAACCGGCATTTGCATGGCTTGCGACGAGGTGGAAATCACGCAGGGCGCAGGTTTCATGATCCATAACGCCTGGACGATTGCTATCGGCAACAAGGCCGACATGGGCAAGACAAGCGAGTTGCTTGGCAAGATCGACGCCGGCCTGTCTGACGATTACGCCAAGCGCACGGGACAGAAATCCGAGCAAATCACCTCATGGATGGATGAAGAAACATGGTTTACCGCCGATGAAGCGGTCGAGCATGGCTTTGCCGACCGCGCTGTAGAGGTGGTTGGCAAGAAGTCGAACAAATGGAACCTTGCTGCTTACGAGAATGCGCCCACGGCGCTCACGAAACAGCCAGCCGACGACATTGATGTATCGGCGGCACGAAACGAACTTGAGCGGCGATTCTCGCTACTTGAGCCAGTACCTGCGTAA
- a CDS encoding phage portal protein, with amino-acid sequence MLKTLFGKRDPSPERTEPTIGNVVEGETVISSDSIKMFELFGDPTTSAGAVVNDKTAMRVSAVYASVNLIAGSIAQLPLPVYERVGETRVRADHDYWWILNEQFSQAWPSAAGWEFLIGQMLLRGDGIAYITRNRAGYMTGLIPWYRSKVDIFVQDRTSPRDPKRLGYRFWDDEKGYFAVDQDDVLHIPGFGFNGECSMSVIQWGARNGIGIAIQGDDHAGRFFSEGGKPEVAIRAPAEMTLDQQEDFRAAWVAKYGGNSGNRKIPLILTEGLDVKELTMSAVDQQLLESRQWQVIDIARAFGVPPHMIGETTKSTSWGSGIEQMGIGFVKYTLGPHLKRCKDELNRKLFRTARYFVEHNVDGLMAGDSKAQGEYFGKALGGPGAQGWMTINEVRRLKNLPPIEGGDSIYRPTEEAKGNDDEDSEADAISA; translated from the coding sequence ATGCTTAAAACACTATTTGGTAAGCGCGACCCGTCGCCCGAGCGCACAGAGCCGACTATCGGCAATGTCGTCGAGGGCGAAACGGTCATTTCGTCAGACTCGATCAAGATGTTCGAGCTATTTGGCGACCCGACGACCTCTGCCGGCGCTGTGGTGAACGACAAGACGGCTATGCGCGTGTCTGCCGTGTACGCCAGCGTAAACCTTATTGCCGGGTCCATCGCACAGCTACCGCTGCCCGTTTACGAGCGCGTCGGAGAAACGCGGGTCAGGGCCGACCATGATTACTGGTGGATACTGAACGAGCAGTTTAGCCAAGCATGGCCGTCTGCTGCTGGGTGGGAATTTCTGATAGGCCAGATGCTGCTGCGCGGCGATGGCATTGCATACATCACGCGCAACCGGGCCGGTTACATGACGGGCCTTATCCCCTGGTATCGATCCAAGGTTGATATCTTTGTGCAGGATCGCACAAGCCCACGCGACCCCAAGCGGCTCGGCTATCGCTTTTGGGATGACGAGAAAGGCTACTTCGCCGTCGATCAGGATGATGTGCTGCATATCCCCGGCTTCGGATTTAACGGCGAATGTTCCATGTCCGTTATCCAGTGGGGCGCCCGCAACGGTATCGGCATTGCCATTCAAGGCGACGATCACGCTGGCCGGTTCTTCAGCGAAGGCGGCAAGCCAGAGGTAGCCATCCGAGCGCCTGCGGAAATGACCCTAGACCAACAAGAGGACTTTCGCGCCGCTTGGGTAGCCAAGTACGGCGGCAACTCTGGAAACCGCAAGATACCGCTGATTCTGACCGAGGGGCTAGACGTAAAAGAACTCACCATGTCGGCGGTTGACCAGCAATTGCTGGAATCGCGCCAATGGCAGGTAATCGACATAGCCCGCGCCTTTGGGGTTCCCCCCCACATGATAGGCGAGACAACCAAATCGACTAGCTGGGGCAGCGGCATCGAGCAAATGGGTATCGGCTTTGTTAAGTACACGCTCGGGCCGCACCTTAAACGCTGCAAAGACGAGCTTAACCGAAAACTCTTTCGCACCGCCCGGTACTTTGTGGAACATAACGTTGATGGTTTGATGGCTGGCGACTCCAAAGCGCAAGGCGAATACTTCGGCAAGGCGCTAGGCGGGCCGGGCGCTCAAGGCTGGATGACCATTAACGAAGTGCGGCGCCTAAAGAACCTGCCCCCCATCGAGGGTGGTGACTCTATTTATCGGCCAACTGAAGAGGCCAAAGGAAACGACGATGAAGATTCCGAAGCTGATGCAATTAGCGCGTGA
- a CDS encoding terminase large subunit has translation MATKLSRGDKVCAFIERYCVAPEGEHVGQPIKLAPFQKKFIKAVYDNKHGTRRAYLSIARKNGKSALVAGILLAHLVGPEAQLNSQIVSGAQSRDQAALVFNLAAKMVQLSPELSGIVRIVPSGKRLIGLPLNVEYRALAADGTTAHGLSPILAILDETGQVRGPQNDFVDAITTAQGAHKAPLLLVISTQAANDADLLSQWIDDAEKSKDPRIVSHVYAAKPGADVLDKTAWKAANPALGIFRSLEDLEEQARQAARMPSAENTFRNLILNQRVSTVTPFISKNVWDANSGRVVDFGDTKVWAGLDLSARTDLTALVIIGKIAGVWHVVPHFWTPESGLYDRAKRDRQPYDVWAKQDYLHTTPGATVDYEFVAQDMAAILSELNVQAIAYDRWRITLLQKEFDTLGIDLPLTECGQGFKDMSPAIDALESELLNGRIAHGNHPVLTMCAANAVISKDAAGNRKLDKHKATGRIDGMVAMAMAFFAAGGEPEDGPKAIKQGFVVID, from the coding sequence GTGGCAACGAAGCTGAGCAGGGGCGATAAGGTCTGCGCCTTCATCGAAAGATACTGCGTTGCGCCGGAAGGCGAGCATGTCGGCCAGCCTATCAAGCTGGCTCCGTTTCAGAAGAAGTTCATCAAGGCGGTTTACGACAACAAGCACGGAACACGCCGCGCTTACTTGTCTATTGCCCGCAAGAATGGCAAATCGGCCCTTGTTGCCGGTATCTTGTTGGCTCATCTTGTCGGGCCAGAGGCGCAGCTAAACAGCCAGATCGTAAGTGGGGCGCAGTCCCGCGATCAGGCAGCGCTGGTGTTCAATCTGGCCGCAAAGATGGTGCAGTTATCCCCGGAGCTGTCCGGCATTGTCCGTATCGTGCCTTCTGGCAAGCGCCTTATTGGCCTGCCTTTGAACGTAGAGTATCGGGCGCTGGCTGCTGACGGCACTACCGCGCACGGCCTGTCGCCCATCCTGGCGATACTGGACGAAACCGGGCAGGTAAGAGGCCCGCAGAACGATTTTGTAGACGCAATCACTACCGCACAGGGCGCCCACAAAGCGCCCTTGCTTTTGGTGATTAGCACGCAAGCGGCGAACGATGCCGATTTATTGAGCCAATGGATAGACGACGCGGAGAAATCGAAAGACCCGCGCATCGTTAGTCATGTGTACGCAGCAAAGCCCGGCGCCGATGTACTGGATAAGACGGCATGGAAGGCGGCAAACCCGGCATTGGGGATATTTCGCAGCCTTGAGGATTTGGAAGAGCAGGCCAGGCAGGCCGCCCGGATGCCATCGGCAGAAAACACGTTTCGCAACCTGATACTGAACCAGCGCGTCTCAACCGTAACCCCATTCATCAGCAAAAACGTATGGGATGCCAACTCAGGCCGCGTCGTTGACTTTGGCGACACGAAAGTATGGGCCGGCCTGGACTTATCGGCCCGCACTGACCTTACTGCCCTGGTGATTATCGGCAAGATTGCCGGGGTATGGCATGTTGTGCCGCACTTCTGGACGCCTGAATCCGGCCTTTATGACCGGGCCAAGCGTGACAGGCAGCCGTATGACGTATGGGCCAAGCAGGATTACCTGCATACCACGCCAGGCGCAACGGTTGATTACGAGTTCGTGGCGCAGGACATGGCCGCGATCCTGTCCGAATTGAACGTGCAGGCCATTGCGTATGACCGCTGGCGCATCACGTTGCTGCAAAAGGAATTTGACACGCTCGGCATTGACCTACCGCTGACCGAATGCGGCCAGGGCTTCAAGGACATGAGCCCGGCTATCGACGCACTGGAATCCGAGCTACTGAACGGGCGCATTGCTCACGGCAACCATCCGGTGCTGACGATGTGCGCGGCCAATGCTGTGATATCCAAGGACGCGGCAGGTAATCGAAAGCTGGACAAACACAAGGCAACCGGCCGTATTGACGGCATGGTTGCTATGGCGATGGCGTTCTTTGCGGCTGGCGGCGAGCCGGAAGACGGTCCTAAAGCAATCAAACAAGGCTTCGTGGTGATCGACTGA